In Mobula hypostoma chromosome 24, sMobHyp1.1, whole genome shotgun sequence, a genomic segment contains:
- the LOC134337472 gene encoding procathepsin L-like — translation MKFPLSAGCVIVGFLREAFGFPFDPALDEAWTSWKSFHRKLYQEDNVNYRRMVWEKNMRYIEQHNLEHSMGKHSFTVGMNQFGDLTPEEFKQLRLNADRRKEVENTTWKIFAPQENAQLPPHVDWRPKGFVTPVKDQGQCGSCWAFSTTGVLEGQVFNKTGKLISLSEQYLMDCSRTVGNAGCNGGSVMASFAFIKEQGIASEQSYPYIAKNGDCKFEQSDIVATCKGVVQIRKDSEADLAAAVATVGPISAGIDAEHRSFMLYKSGIFFEPHCSTVDLDHGIVVVGYGMENQKSYWIVKNSWGSNWGNKGYVHMAKDMDNNCGIASNAVYPEV, via the exons ATGAAGTTCCCTCTGAGCGCCGGATGTGTGATAGTCGGATTTCTGAGAGAAGCTTTTGGCTTCCCCTTTGACCCAGCACTGGATGAAGCCTGGACTAGTTGGAAATCATTCCATAGGAAGCTGTACCAAGAG GACAATGTAAATTACAGAAGAATGGTTTGGGAGAAGAATATGAGATACATTGAACAACATAACCTGGAGCATTCAATGGGGAAGCATTCATTTACTGTGGGGATGAACCAGTTTGGTGATCTG ACTCCGGAGGAATTCAAGCAACTTCGGTTGAATGCAGACAGGAGAAAGGAAGTTGAGAACACAACTTGGAAAATATTTGCACCACAAGAAAATGCTCAATTGCCTCCACATGTTGATTGGCGGCCAAAGGGCTTTGTAACTCCAGTGAAGGATCAG GGCCAGTGTGGTTCTTGCTGGGCATTCAGCACAACTGGAGTACTGGAAGGACAGGTATTTAACAAAACAGGAAAGCTCATTTCCCTGAGTGAACAGTACCTGATGGACTGTAGCAGAACTGTGGGAAATGCAGGCTGTAATGGTGGATCTGTCATGGCCAGCTTCGCATTCATAAAAGAACAAGGTATTGCTTCCGAACAGTCTTATCCGTACATTGCAAAG AATGGTGATTGCAAGTTCGAACAGAGTGACATTGTTGCCACTTGCAAGGGTGTCGTGCAGATTCGGAAAGACTCTGAGGCGGATTTGGCTGCAGCAGTGGCCACAGTTGGACCGATTTCAGCTGGCATTGACGCAGAGCACAGATCCTTCATGTTGTACAAATCAG GAATATTTTTTGAGCCTCACTGCAGTACTGTGGACCTTGATCATGGAATTGTGGTGGTCGGATATGGAATGGAAAATCAGAAGTCATACTGGATAGTAAAGAACAG CTGGGGATCAAATTGGGGCAATAAAGGATATGTCCACATGGCGAAGGACATGGATAACAACTGTGGGATTGCTTCAAATGCAGTTTATCCTGAAGTGTGA